ATTGAAATGAACCCTAGCGTTCAATGGTTAGATGAACAAAATGAACATAATCTTTTGGTAGTTCCAAATGCTGGAATGCCTGAAAATCAAGGAGGTAAAGCTGTTTACAAAATGACTCCTGAAAAAATGGCTGATGCCTTGGGTGATTTTATTGATCAATACAACAAAGTTAGAATAATTGGTGGATGTTGTGGCACAAATCCTGAACATATTCAGTCTTTACGAAAAATTATTGACGAAAAAGCCAGTTCTATCAAGGGTTAAGTATTTAGAAAAACTGATGTGATTTTAGAGTATGACTGTTCCAAGAGTAAGTTCTGCATTAAAAGCAGTTGATCTTAAACAAATCCCTGCACCTTTGATTATTGGAGAACGAATAAACACTCAAGGTTCTAGAAAAGCCAAAAAATTGGTTCTTGCTGATGATTTTGATGGTTTAGTTGACTTGGCACGAATTCAAGCTGAAGATGGAGCACATTGTTTGGATGTTTGTGTTGCTACAACTGAACGTTCTGATGAACGTGAATTTATGTTAACTTTGGTCAAAAAATTAAGTTTAGAAATAGATGCTCCTTTAGTAATTGATTCAACTGATCCCGAAGTAATTGCATCTTCTGTTAATCAAATTCCTGGTAGACCCATTATCAATTCTATTAATTTAGAGGGGGATGGTAGTAGATTTGAAAAACTAGCTCCCGTAATGGCAAAGTATGGGCTACCTGCAATAGCTTTATGCATCGGTCCAAATGGAATGGCAAAAACTCCTCAACAAAAACTAGATACTGCAGAATTACTTTATGAAACCGGTAAAAATTATGGATTAAAAATTGAACAATTTATTTTTGATGTACTTACATTTACTTTAGCAACTGGTGAGGATGAATTTCTTGATGCTGGTAAAAATACTTTGGAAGGAATAAGTCTTGTAAAAGAAAAATTTCCCAATTGTTTTACTACTTTGGGATTAAGTAACATTAGTTTTGGATTGATGCCTTATGCTAGAAAAATTGTTAATTCTGTATTTTTACATCATGCAGTTAAAGTAGGATTGGATTCTGCAATAGTAAATGCTAAAGAAATTATTCCTTATGGTGAAATTGATTCTAAAGAAAAAAAATTAGCTGAGGATTTAATTTTTAATACTTATCCTGACGCTTTATCTGAATTAATTTCTTATTTTGAAAAGGCAGGACCTCAAACCAGTAATAATGTAAAAAAAGTTGATGTTGATCCTTCGTGGCCTCCTGGGAAACGAGCTAATTTTAGAATTGTAAATAGACTCAAAGATGGAATTCAAAATGATGTTGTTTGTGCAATTGCTGATAAACTTGGAAAAACTGACTTAATTTTAGATAAAGATGGAATATTGAGCCTAGATCTTCCTAAAGATGTGACTCATGCTGGAGCTATCAAGACTCTCAATGAAGATTTACTACCTGCAATGAAAGAAGTAGGTGATAAGTTTGGAGCAGGCGAATTAATTTTACCATTTGTTTTAAAATCTGCTGAATGTATGAAGGCCTCTGTTGGGGAACTTGAAAAATATCTAGTCAAGGAAGAAGGAACTAGTAAGGGTAAACTTGTTTTAGGAACAGTTTATGGTGACGTTCATGATATTGGAAAAAATTTGGTTAAAACAATTTTTCAAAATAATGGATATTCTGTATATGATTTAGGAAAACAAGTTCCGCTTCAAAAATTCTTAGAAAAAATTGATGAGGTAAAACCTGATGCTATCGGTTTATCTGCATTATTGGTTTCAACTTCTAAACAAATGCAATTTTTTGTTGAACATGCCCGAAAAAATAACATGACTGTTCCAATTCTTTGTGGAGGAGCTGCAATTAACAGTAATTACATTAATCGAATCGCTAAAGATGGTGGAATTTATGATCCTGGTGTGTTTTATTGTAATACAATGTTTGAGGGCCTAAAAACTATGGATACCTTAATTTCTGATGACAAACCAAAACTTTTGGAAGAATGGAAGACAAAATTAGAAAATTGGAAGGAGAAATCAAACACCGATGTTGATCCATCCACTCTTCCAAGAAGTAACGTCCAACCTGTAACTCCCCCTACTCCAAAAATAATTGGTAAACCCATTCGTTTGAAATTGGATCAAATCAATATGGCGGAAGTTTGGACAATGATTGATAAAAAATCTTTATTCAAATTATCTTGGGGATTGCGTGGAAAAGCAGGTTCTGAATCTGAAGAGGAACATGAACAATTACTTACTGAATGGAAAATGAAATTACTACGAGATAAATTAATTGAACCTGAAATTGTGTATGGATATTTCAAATGTCATAATAATGGACAAAAATTATTGGTTGAAAATCCTTCTGGAGATGATGTTGAATTTGATTTTCCACGATCTACTCGTCCTGAACATCTGTGTTTGACTGATTATTTTGGAGATGATGATATTGTTGCATTCCAATCTGTAACTGTTGGAACAAAGGTTGCAGATGTCCTTGAAAAATGGAATGATGAGGATAAATACTCTGATGCGTACTATCTTCACGGACTAGCTGTTGAATTAGCAGAAGCTTTAGCACAATGGGTTAATGTAAAAATTAAATCTGAATTAGAGTTAGATAAAGGCGGTTTGAGATATAGTTGGGGATTTCCTAGTTGCCCTGATGTGTCTCAACATCATTTAGTGTGGAAATTATTGCAACCTGAGAAATCTGGAATGACTATTACTGAATCTGGCCAAATCATTCCTGAACAATCTACTGCAGCCATTGTTATTCATCATCCAAATGCACAATATTTTGTAATTTAGTTACCAGTTTTTTTCTAAATACTCTCTTAATCCATTAAAATCATTTGGTGATGTAATTAGAATATCTTCTGTAATTTTGTATGTTTCAGTAACTAATTTATGAAATTCATTATTGTATTCCTCTAAATTCAATCCCAAAAAATCTGCTGATTTTTGATTTTTTTCTGATGGAAATAATATGATTGGAATAATAGAAAATTCTTTTAGATTATCTGAAAGATTTTGCACTTGTTGAATGTTTTGAATCACTTGAGTCATGAATCCTTTGGGATTTGCTTTAATTTTTTTTCCAATTTTTAGGAAATTTGGTTTATTTGATATTGAAAGATACAAATCAATTTTTGCTCCGTATTTTTTTTTCAAATTTGATACTACTGCACTGGGAATTAGACCTAAATCTTGTGATTTTGATTGTGATGGATCACCCATAAGTATCAAAATTCCTTCAATATTTGTAACAATACAAGTTTCTACAAATTTTTTAATTTCTTCCTCATTTTTGTCTCTGACTCTTAGGCTTACTGTAATCGGATGATCTGGTATTTCTTTTTTCAAAATTTTCCCAATTTCTAATGGTGATACTCTTTCATGCCCTAACACATTTTCAGTTAAGTGAATTGCATCACATTTTTTAGATATTGTTTTAATTTTTTCTACAAATTTTTCAATAGATTCATTCTTGTTAATATTTGGTAGAATTTTGGGTGGATTTGCTTCATATCTAATTGTCATATTTTTATTTTTTCTACACTTGGTTAAAACCTTTGAATACTAAAACCTCTGTGTAATTGTAGGAAAATATTATGCATTTTGATAAATTAAAATCTATTTTATCTACCCCTATAAATCCAGAAATACAATCTGACATGGATTGTAAATTAGCTGCTGTTCTAGTTGTAATTTATGGTGAAACTCCGGTAATCATTATGACTGAAAAACCAAAAAGTATGAAATTTCATGCAGGCGAAATTTCATTTCCTGGTGGAAAACTTGATGTAAATGATTCTAATCTTTTAGATACTGCATTACGTGAAACAAGCGAAGAAATTGGATTAAATGTCTCAAAAAATGAGATAATTGGTCAATTAAATCCTGTCAAGACTCTGACTACTGGATTTCTAATTTTACCGTTTGTATCTATGTTAAAACAAATCCCTCCTCTTG
This window of the Candidatus Nitrosomarinus catalina genome carries:
- a CDS encoding dihydropteroate synthase, whose amino-acid sequence is MTVPRVSSALKAVDLKQIPAPLIIGERINTQGSRKAKKLVLADDFDGLVDLARIQAEDGAHCLDVCVATTERSDEREFMLTLVKKLSLEIDAPLVIDSTDPEVIASSVNQIPGRPIINSINLEGDGSRFEKLAPVMAKYGLPAIALCIGPNGMAKTPQQKLDTAELLYETGKNYGLKIEQFIFDVLTFTLATGEDEFLDAGKNTLEGISLVKEKFPNCFTTLGLSNISFGLMPYARKIVNSVFLHHAVKVGLDSAIVNAKEIIPYGEIDSKEKKLAEDLIFNTYPDALSELISYFEKAGPQTSNNVKKVDVDPSWPPGKRANFRIVNRLKDGIQNDVVCAIADKLGKTDLILDKDGILSLDLPKDVTHAGAIKTLNEDLLPAMKEVGDKFGAGELILPFVLKSAECMKASVGELEKYLVKEEGTSKGKLVLGTVYGDVHDIGKNLVKTIFQNNGYSVYDLGKQVPLQKFLEKIDEVKPDAIGLSALLVSTSKQMQFFVEHARKNNMTVPILCGGAAINSNYINRIAKDGGIYDPGVFYCNTMFEGLKTMDTLISDDKPKLLEEWKTKLENWKEKSNTDVDPSTLPRSNVQPVTPPTPKIIGKPIRLKLDQINMAEVWTMIDKKSLFKLSWGLRGKAGSESEEEHEQLLTEWKMKLLRDKLIEPEIVYGYFKCHNNGQKLLVENPSGDDVEFDFPRSTRPEHLCLTDYFGDDDIVAFQSVTVGTKVADVLEKWNDEDKYSDAYYLHGLAVELAEALAQWVNVKIKSELELDKGGLRYSWGFPSCPDVSQHHLVWKLLQPEKSGMTITESGQIIPEQSTAAIVIHHPNAQYFVI
- a CDS encoding 5,10-methenyltetrahydrofolate synthetase, translating into MTIRYEANPPKILPNINKNESIEKFVEKIKTISKKCDAIHLTENVLGHERVSPLEIGKILKKEIPDHPITVSLRVRDKNEEEIKKFVETCIVTNIEGILILMGDPSQSKSQDLGLIPSAVVSNLKKKYGAKIDLYLSISNKPNFLKIGKKIKANPKGFMTQVIQNIQQVQNLSDNLKEFSIIPIILFPSEKNQKSADFLGLNLEEYNNEFHKLVTETYKITEDILITSPNDFNGLREYLEKNW
- a CDS encoding NUDIX hydrolase; translation: MHFDKLKSILSTPINPEIQSDMDCKLAAVLVVIYGETPVIIMTEKPKSMKFHAGEISFPGGKLDVNDSNLLDTALRETSEEIGLNVSKNEIIGQLNPVKTLTTGFLILPFVSMLKQIPPLVTNSEVEKILHIPLNPFLQTVAKDSDPSHNLMNEMYTFEYQKQIVWGASARILKQIENTLRFI